From the Leptospirales bacterium genome, one window contains:
- a CDS encoding MFS transporter: MTRSWQWTVAAALTAGYAGFYFCRSNFAVAEGLMSAEFGQSGISQSQIGWIASLGIAFYFVGKFLSGIVADFLGGRAVFFLAMALSVFFTVLGGVAATPLVFAVFWSANRLVQSAGWPSLVKIASRSFAHSWQGSALGFISVSYLAGDAIARAYFGSLIAGGMGWRGIFFSAAIALAIIAALCALAILPAPEMTLEEQGELAEEHLFGHHHGEHQGVRAVLAHLRPYMLSPRFWLVAAMSFALTFVRETFNFWSVALLRDVGGLDQASAVLGSAIFPAAGALSTIGAGLLSDHLARRRRVLIILPGIALGATTLLALYWGGAALPLWSLLLFTALSALFLIGPYSLLSGAMAVDLGGRHGSSTAAGLIDGIGYVGALFSGWGVAMLAAHSGWQSVFGLLAGACVMAFLAALSYYLLRRHGS; the protein is encoded by the coding sequence ATGACACGCAGCTGGCAATGGACCGTAGCTGCGGCCCTGACTGCGGGCTACGCTGGCTTTTACTTCTGTCGCAGCAACTTTGCGGTGGCCGAAGGCTTGATGAGCGCGGAGTTCGGACAAAGCGGAATTTCGCAGAGTCAGATTGGCTGGATTGCCAGCCTCGGTATTGCCTTTTACTTCGTTGGCAAATTTCTTTCAGGCATCGTCGCCGATTTTCTTGGCGGACGCGCGGTCTTCTTTCTGGCCATGGCTCTTTCGGTCTTCTTCACCGTGCTGGGCGGCGTCGCCGCCACGCCGCTGGTCTTTGCCGTATTCTGGTCCGCCAACCGTCTGGTGCAATCCGCCGGCTGGCCCTCATTGGTCAAAATTGCCTCGCGCTCTTTTGCCCACAGCTGGCAGGGCAGCGCGCTGGGCTTCATTTCAGTTAGCTATCTGGCCGGCGATGCTATCGCTCGCGCCTACTTCGGCAGCTTGATCGCCGGCGGCATGGGCTGGCGCGGCATATTTTTCTCCGCCGCTATCGCTCTGGCGATCATTGCCGCACTCTGCGCCCTTGCTATTCTGCCGGCGCCTGAGATGACTCTGGAAGAGCAGGGCGAGCTGGCCGAGGAACATCTCTTCGGTCATCACCACGGAGAGCATCAGGGGGTGCGCGCCGTCCTGGCTCATCTGCGTCCCTACATGCTCAGCCCTCGTTTCTGGCTGGTAGCGGCGATGAGTTTTGCACTGACCTTTGTGCGCGAGACATTCAACTTCTGGAGCGTGGCGCTGCTGCGCGACGTCGGCGGTCTCGATCAGGCCAGTGCTGTGCTCGGCAGCGCAATTTTTCCGGCGGCCGGAGCGCTGTCCACCATTGGCGCTGGTCTGCTCTCCGATCACCTGGCGCGACGTCGAAGGGTATTGATCATTTTGCCGGGCATTGCCCTTGGAGCGACGACGCTGCTGGCGCTGTATTGGGGCGGCGCTGCCTTACCGCTCTGGTCGCTGCTGCTATTTACTGCACTTTCGGCGCTCTTTCTCATCGGTCCCTATTCGCTGCTTAGCGGCGCAATGGCTGTCGATCTTGGCGGCCGGCACGGCAGTTCTACTGCCGCCGGCCTGATTGATGGCATTGGCTATGTTGGCGCGCTATTTTCCGGCTGGGGAGTGGCAATGCTCGCGGCGCACAGCGGCTGGCAGTCAGTTTTTGGCTTGCTGGCAGGCGCCTGCGTGATGGCCTTCCTCGCCGCCCTGAGCTACTATCTGTTGCGACGCCACGGATCATAA
- a CDS encoding TonB-dependent receptor, which yields MRILKKYWLRAAALALIAWTPLLYAQATGRIVGRIVDQQGEAAFGTAVTVQGVPGAAATVDFDGRFSLSVPPGQYNLLIQGVGVAPQSVAVTVVAGQTATVNRVVSPPVAQEATVAGRAINNTEASQLALQRRASTVSDGISQEAIRRTPDSSAGDALRRVTGVTLVGGKYVFVRGLGERYSNTELNGALVSSPEPDRRVVPLDLFPASLIKNMQVIKTFIPEMSGDFSGGIVRIETQEFPDEFTMTLGLGSGGVLNETGGRFLTYRGSATDWAGRDDGFRDRPEVLELFPNNVPWIRGSSLGGLPADLVQGSAYLFPDTLNAEEIKAPFDRNFSFSIGDSLDTGFIGRFGYLFGTSYQRRWRRQEVTDNQWRAENPIANGTEETAYLLPLQSATTRNYNEEVLWGNNLNLSLEPNSNHRISSRTFLSRNSDKSVEESRGILVPAAENPLDFNTLETSWIQRQVLHEVLSGEHALTLLGDRAQKLSWNLSTSRATREQPNTAVQAWTKNAGELRLPERRTGTGNFRFYSDTEDVTDSLQADYEIPFEQWSGLIAKFKLGGYAMRRHKDYNQDVYNYLQLGQTTINELYVPGLNPAYGLTSSLLQDVTRFQEQTGLFDEYRANQRQQAYYGQVDLPLLAKLRLIAGARYEDNYQFVRTYNSSQPYGQEYDIRRPGIGELRNKDTLPSANLVWEFLQDMNLRFAYTETLNRPDFRDLSSAGFQTSFTGERVFGNPSLRRAYLHNYDARWEWYLSGEEYFGVGAFLKDISNPIEKIGLAASNNERDFTFVNARDGEIRGLEFEARRDFLERFNLSANLFLIRSVVTIQNFEERTVIGAGLTDLAAIQAAYRPTNLERPLVGQSPYVVNLRLSYYLNEDKTGSVGLLYNYFGDRLAAGGANGAPDTYERGVGIFDLVYEQKYDENLSFKAAIKNILDARFEQYIENPLLDRQEILTSYRDGVGLSASLNYRF from the coding sequence ATGAGAATCCTCAAGAAATACTGGCTGAGAGCGGCGGCGCTGGCGCTGATCGCATGGACGCCATTGCTTTATGCACAGGCTACCGGCCGCATTGTCGGTCGTATTGTCGATCAACAGGGCGAAGCCGCTTTTGGAACAGCGGTCACAGTCCAGGGAGTCCCTGGCGCCGCAGCGACCGTCGATTTTGATGGCAGGTTTTCGCTCAGCGTTCCGCCAGGCCAGTACAACCTGTTGATACAGGGCGTTGGCGTGGCCCCGCAAAGCGTGGCGGTCACGGTCGTTGCCGGACAGACGGCGACGGTCAACCGCGTGGTTTCTCCGCCGGTGGCCCAGGAGGCGACAGTCGCGGGGCGCGCCATCAATAACACGGAGGCGTCGCAACTGGCGCTGCAGCGTCGCGCTTCCACGGTCTCTGACGGCATCAGTCAGGAGGCCATCCGTCGCACGCCGGATAGCTCGGCAGGCGACGCACTGCGTCGCGTCACCGGCGTAACCCTGGTGGGCGGCAAGTACGTCTTTGTGCGCGGCCTTGGCGAACGCTACTCCAACACCGAACTGAACGGCGCACTCGTCTCCTCTCCTGAACCGGACCGCCGCGTGGTGCCGTTGGACCTTTTCCCCGCTTCACTGATTAAGAACATGCAGGTCATTAAGACCTTCATTCCAGAGATGTCCGGCGACTTTTCTGGCGGCATCGTGCGCATCGAAACGCAGGAATTTCCGGATGAATTCACGATGACCCTTGGCCTCGGCAGCGGCGGCGTTCTTAACGAAACCGGCGGCCGATTTCTCACCTACCGCGGCAGCGCAACTGACTGGGCCGGACGTGATGACGGCTTTCGTGATCGTCCCGAGGTGCTGGAGCTATTTCCAAACAACGTGCCCTGGATTCGCGGTTCGTCGCTGGGCGGTCTGCCGGCCGATCTGGTACAGGGTTCCGCATATCTATTTCCAGATACGCTGAACGCGGAAGAAATCAAGGCGCCCTTCGATCGCAATTTCAGCTTTTCGATCGGCGATTCCCTGGACACCGGATTCATCGGCCGCTTTGGTTATCTCTTTGGAACGTCTTACCAGCGTCGCTGGCGCCGTCAGGAAGTCACCGACAACCAGTGGCGCGCCGAAAATCCCATTGCCAATGGCACGGAGGAAACGGCCTATCTCCTGCCGCTGCAATCAGCGACGACTCGCAACTACAACGAAGAGGTGCTCTGGGGCAACAACCTGAACCTCAGCCTCGAACCGAATTCCAACCACCGCATTTCATCGCGCACCTTCCTGTCGCGAAATTCAGATAAGTCCGTTGAGGAATCCAGAGGGATTCTGGTCCCCGCCGCGGAAAACCCGCTAGATTTCAACACGCTTGAGACCAGCTGGATCCAGCGCCAGGTGTTGCACGAAGTGCTCAGCGGCGAACATGCGCTGACGCTGCTTGGCGACCGCGCCCAGAAGCTGAGCTGGAATCTGAGCACTTCGCGCGCCACGCGCGAGCAGCCCAACACGGCCGTCCAGGCATGGACCAAGAACGCCGGCGAGTTGCGCTTGCCCGAGCGCCGCACTGGAACCGGCAACTTCCGCTTCTATTCGGATACCGAAGATGTGACCGACAGTTTGCAGGCGGACTACGAGATTCCCTTTGAACAATGGAGCGGTCTGATTGCTAAGTTCAAGCTGGGCGGCTATGCTATGCGCCGTCACAAGGACTACAACCAGGATGTTTACAACTACCTGCAACTTGGTCAGACCACGATCAATGAACTTTACGTTCCGGGCCTGAATCCGGCCTACGGCCTGACCAGCTCGCTCTTACAAGATGTAACTCGTTTCCAGGAACAAACCGGTCTGTTTGACGAATACCGCGCCAATCAGAGACAACAGGCCTACTACGGTCAGGTGGATCTGCCGCTGCTGGCTAAACTGCGGCTGATTGCCGGCGCGCGTTACGAGGACAATTACCAATTCGTACGCACCTACAATAGTTCGCAGCCTTACGGCCAGGAATACGACATCCGCAGACCTGGCATTGGCGAGCTGCGCAACAAAGATACCTTGCCTTCCGCCAATCTGGTCTGGGAATTCTTGCAGGATATGAACCTGCGCTTCGCCTATACCGAAACTTTGAACCGTCCCGACTTTCGCGATCTTTCCAGCGCCGGATTTCAGACCTCCTTCACCGGCGAGCGCGTCTTTGGCAATCCGTCCCTGCGTCGCGCCTACCTGCACAACTATGACGCACGCTGGGAATGGTACCTGAGCGGCGAAGAGTACTTTGGCGTGGGCGCCTTCCTGAAGGATATCAGCAATCCGATCGAGAAGATTGGCCTGGCGGCATCCAACAACGAGCGCGACTTTACCTTTGTCAACGCCCGGGACGGCGAGATTCGCGGCCTGGAGTTCGAAGCGCGCCGGGACTTTCTGGAGCGTTTCAACTTGAGTGCAAACCTCTTCCTGATTCGCTCAGTCGTGACGATTCAGAATTTTGAGGAGCGTACGGTAATTGGCGCCGGCTTAACCGACCTGGCCGCCATTCAGGCCGCTTATCGCCCCACCAATCTGGAACGTCCGCTGGTTGGTCAGTCGCCCTATGTGGTCAACCTGCGTCTGTCCTACTACCTGAATGAGGATAAGACCGGTTCCGTGGGTCTGCTGTACAACTACTTTGGCGATCGCCTGGCTGCCGGCGGCGCCAATGGAGCGCCGGATACCTATGAGCGCGGCGTCGGCATCTTTGACCTCGTCTACGAGCAAAAGTACGACGAGAACTTGAGCTTCAAGGCCGCGATCAAGAACATCCTCGATGCACGTTTTGAACAATACATTGAGAACCCATTGCTGGATCGCCAGGAGATCCTCACTTCCTACCGCGATGGCGTAGGACTCTCGGCTAGCCTGAACTATCGCTTCTGA
- a CDS encoding STAS domain-containing protein yields the protein MEATIDRQNLYSLVRLRGELDLYNAGRLREILGAEIEHGASTLVVDLSGISYVDSSGIGALIFARTAMEKAGGKFCLAALQAAVLSVFRMTRLLNFFAIFDSVALAAEATQAGALSGRTPGAQPARS from the coding sequence ATGGAAGCAACGATCGATCGACAGAATCTGTACTCGCTGGTGCGCTTGCGCGGCGAACTGGACCTGTATAATGCCGGGCGATTGCGCGAAATCCTGGGCGCAGAAATTGAGCATGGCGCCTCAACCCTCGTGGTCGACTTGAGCGGCATAAGCTACGTGGACTCCAGCGGGATTGGCGCACTGATCTTTGCCCGAACGGCGATGGAGAAAGCAGGCGGAAAGTTCTGTCTTGCGGCGCTGCAGGCGGCGGTGCTCTCAGTCTTTCGGATGACGCGACTGCTGAATTTCTTTGCGATCTTTGACTCTGTGGCGCTGGCTGCGGAAGCGACGCAAGCCGGCGCCCTGAGCGGCAGGACGCCCGGCGCACAACCGGCGCGCTCTTAG
- a CDS encoding SpoIIE family protein phosphatase, protein MELSQAREIPGRIRHSGLPQAPLEWPVFSAYEVGKIVLPLAELSGELGGASPVLSEDCSTLTLFQIYRKFPRADFFPVQRSDGKIVGYLRRQMFFASLSQNEFTRDLLLRAEISVSSLMDPRVAVIDAYARLSDASEVLMRRDEELRFDPFVVVLDGHVIGISSVRRLLEGLNRYFRMDMEACARAQQAMLSPASNGVEQRSLCESRVRALTAPGGDLAGSMELSERLSLHYLFDVCGKGLPAAQMTLALGAALRTRFAEPWPAHIDLRHSGFYQHLRMLNRLCFEMSAEGVYATGIVLLFDKQSLAVRLFDYGHALAFLGRGARVFDLCARLVGRQSETPPFFGIDPEVRPAHLSYQLQRGDLLLLCSDGVVEQKNQRSVEWGREGLSSALRSVDRQAGPAAALDWMEAAWNAFRGNARISDDRSWFALRV, encoded by the coding sequence ATGGAGCTTTCTCAGGCTCGTGAGATTCCGGGTCGGATTCGACATTCCGGCCTGCCGCAAGCGCCGCTGGAATGGCCGGTCTTTTCGGCCTATGAAGTGGGCAAGATCGTTCTGCCGCTGGCAGAACTTTCCGGGGAACTGGGCGGCGCCTCGCCGGTGCTGAGCGAGGATTGCTCGACGCTTACGCTCTTTCAGATCTACCGAAAATTTCCGCGCGCCGATTTCTTTCCCGTCCAGCGCAGCGATGGGAAGATCGTGGGCTACCTGCGCCGTCAGATGTTCTTTGCCAGCCTCAGCCAGAATGAGTTTACGCGCGACCTGCTGCTGCGGGCCGAAATTTCGGTGTCATCGCTGATGGATCCGCGCGTGGCAGTAATCGACGCCTATGCGCGACTGTCTGACGCCAGCGAAGTCTTGATGCGTCGCGACGAGGAGCTTCGCTTTGATCCGTTCGTGGTTGTGCTTGATGGGCATGTCATCGGCATTTCCTCGGTGCGTCGATTGCTGGAAGGCTTGAACCGCTACTTTCGAATGGATATGGAAGCCTGCGCGCGCGCCCAGCAGGCTATGCTGTCGCCTGCCAGCAATGGCGTTGAACAGCGCAGTCTCTGCGAATCTCGAGTTCGGGCTTTGACGGCCCCGGGCGGCGATCTCGCCGGCAGCATGGAACTCTCCGAACGACTCAGCCTGCACTATCTATTTGATGTTTGTGGCAAGGGATTGCCGGCGGCGCAAATGACGCTGGCGCTGGGCGCTGCGTTGCGCACTCGATTTGCTGAGCCCTGGCCAGCTCATATCGATTTGCGCCATAGCGGATTTTACCAGCACCTGCGAATGCTCAATCGTTTGTGCTTTGAAATGAGCGCCGAGGGCGTCTACGCTACGGGTATTGTGCTGCTCTTCGACAAGCAGTCGCTGGCCGTGCGTCTTTTCGACTACGGACACGCTCTGGCTTTTCTGGGGCGAGGCGCACGCGTTTTTGATTTGTGCGCCAGGCTGGTCGGACGACAGAGCGAGACTCCGCCCTTCTTTGGCATCGATCCCGAGGTGCGGCCGGCGCACCTCAGCTACCAGTTGCAGCGGGGGGATCTGCTCTTGCTCTGCTCGGACGGAGTCGTTGAACAAAAGAACCAGCGCTCCGTAGAATGGGGTCGGGAAGGTCTGTCTTCAGCGCTGCGTAGCGTGGATCGCCAGGCCGGGCCGGCTGCAGCGCTGGATTGGATGGAAGCAGCCTGGAATGCCTTCCGCGGCAATGCGCGCATCAGCGATGACCGCAGCTGGTTTGCCCTGCGCGTTTGA
- a CDS encoding STAS domain-containing protein → MRLPARFFIDVQSAPGQVLSMHDEPLQFKVDELSDRRVISLSGKLILYNIEELRQELFRLAEVDQKDVVIDLEKLDYLDSSGIGLLVQVHRKVTAGGRKIQLQKTGESLLRVLKAAGLDRIFEFI, encoded by the coding sequence TTGAGATTGCCTGCTCGCTTTTTCATCGACGTGCAGTCGGCCCCCGGCCAGGTGTTGTCCATGCACGACGAGCCGCTGCAGTTCAAGGTCGATGAGCTTTCTGATCGGCGGGTCATTTCGCTGAGCGGGAAGTTAATCCTATATAATATCGAAGAACTTCGCCAGGAACTCTTTCGGCTGGCGGAAGTCGACCAAAAGGATGTTGTCATAGACCTGGAGAAATTGGATTACCTCGACAGTTCCGGTATTGGACTCCTGGTTCAGGTGCATCGAAAGGTAACGGCCGGCGGACGCAAGATTCAGCTGCAAAAGACGGGCGAATCGCTGTTGCGCGTGCTGAAAGCGGCCGGACTGGATCGAATTTTTGAGTTTATTTGA
- a CDS encoding phosphatase PAP2 family protein, with amino-acid sequence MIYAPWMDPEIQWIVALQAALSPALDWIMIALSWTGEEKIYIALIPFVYWCLDRAMGRRMLALIACSSYLNGLAKWLLHSPRPYWYSGDVTPKYLENSFCPPSGHSQNALAFWLYTASGLAHSLRRRWPWLVLGVFAALVSFSRVYLAMHFPHSVLLGWLIGALILLAFLKYAQRFESWYFQRNLGLQAALAIGLAAVLLLLMQGLHLMFANFPLRAEWLQNAARSPGFLELSPFHRKDYFGYAGILSGLLLGSALCERQAKFRTDGAWLARLLRYALGVASVVLILYGPGALFHRLPETLDFALRYLRYFTAVLWAIWLWPRIFLRLGLAHAEGTRPS; translated from the coding sequence ATGATTTATGCACCGTGGATGGACCCGGAAATTCAGTGGATTGTAGCGCTGCAGGCGGCCCTGTCCCCGGCTCTGGACTGGATCATGATTGCGCTCTCCTGGACCGGCGAGGAAAAGATTTACATCGCCTTGATTCCATTTGTCTACTGGTGCCTGGACCGCGCCATGGGCCGACGTATGCTGGCGCTGATCGCCTGCTCCAGCTATCTGAATGGACTGGCCAAGTGGCTGCTGCACAGTCCGCGGCCCTACTGGTATTCCGGCGACGTTACGCCCAAGTATCTTGAAAACAGCTTCTGCCCGCCCTCCGGTCATTCTCAGAATGCGCTGGCCTTCTGGCTGTATACCGCCAGCGGCCTGGCGCATTCCTTGCGCCGTCGCTGGCCCTGGCTGGTCCTTGGAGTGTTTGCGGCCCTTGTATCCTTTTCACGGGTCTATCTGGCCATGCACTTTCCGCACAGCGTGCTGCTGGGCTGGCTGATTGGCGCCTTGATATTGCTGGCGTTTCTGAAATATGCGCAGCGCTTCGAGTCCTGGTATTTTCAGCGCAATCTGGGTCTGCAGGCGGCGCTGGCCATTGGTCTTGCTGCAGTATTGCTGCTTCTGATGCAAGGGCTGCATCTCATGTTTGCAAATTTCCCGTTGCGCGCGGAGTGGCTGCAAAACGCAGCGCGATCGCCCGGCTTTCTGGAGCTGAGTCCCTTTCATCGCAAAGACTACTTTGGGTATGCGGGGATTCTCTCCGGTCTCTTGCTGGGCAGCGCGCTCTGTGAACGACAGGCAAAATTTCGCACCGACGGCGCCTGGCTGGCCCGGCTGCTGCGCTACGCCCTGGGCGTGGCAAGCGTCGTCCTGATCCTGTACGGACCAGGCGCCCTTTTCCATCGCCTGCCCGAAACGCTGGACTTTGCGTTGCGCTACCTGCGCTATTTCACGGCCGTGTTGTGGGCGATCTGGCTATGGCCCAGGATATTCCTGCGACTGGGTCTGGCGCACGCCGAAGGAACTAGACCTTCTTGA
- a CDS encoding serine/threonine-protein phosphatase, which translates to MESPDVLQLLAGRIATLGRQASLNEAQRQAILGALLYLEERLLPAPAPEELGLVRQQLFQLLRADLIYFFQKALTRDYESPVVKGPPGQFRRVAITALKELGAFVFRAAGRNFSQMSLTENWYWRLSGGQKLMSMHTATDYFALLRHRLYSLAEDSPPAFRGAGDLSARLLSDESERPALADFYRAERLLLELLEAEAMQTSELKNERERALALRILRQSSEEFLQALHTEFASGAASLLGEQRVRVQRAEERSKALDGELRAAARIHRKNLQRELPSDDPRLQFALWYQPHGETDLSGDFYLVERLDRDEYAIVIADIAGHGLSGAIHLSALRAALEHRRGLLHRPEKLLHSLNRDLFGRLNDAFVTALALHMNLKDRRLRYCNAGHPKGFMVLRREDRTPVRFLRPNGRVLGAFAGSEYRHDDLWLEDRVRLVLYTDGLSESMAPGGDMLGERGLLGLFRGTTEMAPAAAMEQVRTELRLYQAGAPAEDDCTLLVADFQSLDKSATKARVDGLAKDKREDRKR; encoded by the coding sequence ATGGAATCGCCCGATGTACTGCAATTGCTGGCCGGGCGTATCGCGACCCTTGGCAGGCAAGCCTCGTTGAATGAAGCGCAGCGCCAGGCAATTCTGGGCGCCCTGCTCTATCTCGAAGAACGCCTGCTGCCTGCGCCCGCCCCCGAGGAGCTGGGCCTGGTTCGTCAGCAGCTCTTCCAGTTACTGCGCGCCGATTTGATCTACTTTTTTCAAAAGGCGCTGACTCGCGACTACGAGTCGCCGGTAGTCAAAGGACCGCCAGGACAGTTTCGTCGCGTCGCCATCACGGCGCTGAAGGAACTGGGCGCCTTCGTCTTTCGCGCCGCCGGCCGCAACTTCAGCCAGATGTCGCTCACCGAGAACTGGTACTGGCGCCTGAGCGGCGGCCAGAAGCTGATGTCGATGCATACTGCGACGGACTACTTTGCACTGCTTCGCCATCGACTGTACTCGCTGGCCGAGGACAGTCCGCCTGCTTTCCGCGGCGCCGGCGATTTGAGCGCGCGCCTTCTCTCCGATGAATCAGAGCGACCGGCGCTGGCCGATTTCTACCGCGCCGAACGCCTGCTGCTGGAGTTGCTGGAGGCGGAAGCGATGCAGACCAGCGAGCTGAAAAACGAGCGGGAGCGCGCCCTCGCCTTGCGAATCTTGAGACAGAGTAGCGAAGAATTTCTGCAAGCGTTGCATACCGAATTTGCCAGCGGCGCGGCATCGCTTCTGGGCGAGCAGCGAGTGCGCGTGCAGCGCGCGGAGGAACGCAGCAAAGCCCTCGATGGCGAATTGCGCGCCGCGGCCAGGATTCATCGCAAGAACCTGCAGCGCGAGCTTCCCTCCGACGATCCGCGCTTGCAGTTTGCGCTCTGGTATCAGCCCCATGGCGAGACCGATCTGTCCGGAGACTTTTACCTGGTGGAGCGCCTGGATCGCGATGAATACGCTATTGTGATCGCCGACATCGCCGGTCATGGTCTGAGCGGCGCCATTCACCTGTCGGCGCTGCGCGCAGCCCTGGAACATCGCCGCGGTCTGCTGCACCGGCCGGAAAAACTGCTGCACAGCTTGAATCGCGATCTTTTTGGCCGATTGAATGACGCGTTTGTCACGGCCCTTGCCCTGCATATGAATCTGAAAGATCGTCGTCTGCGCTATTGCAATGCCGGCCATCCCAAAGGCTTTATGGTGCTGCGCCGCGAGGATCGAACGCCGGTACGTTTCCTGCGACCCAACGGGCGCGTGCTGGGCGCCTTTGCCGGCAGCGAGTATCGTCACGACGATCTCTGGCTGGAGGATCGCGTGCGCCTTGTACTCTATACCGATGGCCTGAGCGAATCGATGGCGCCGGGCGGCGATATGCTTGGCGAGCGCGGATTGCTGGGGCTATTTCGCGGCACCACCGAAATGGCGCCGGCGGCGGCTATGGAACAGGTGCGCACTGAATTGCGACTCTACCAGGCCGGCGCGCCGGCTGAGGACGATTGTACATTGCTGGTGGCGGACTTTCAATCGCTGGACAAATCAGCAACGAAGGCGCGGGTTGACGGGCTCGCCAAGGACAAGCGGGAGGATCGCAAGCGATGA
- a CDS encoding inositol monophosphatase, producing the protein MMKETAMLPFPQDEVEARLKLLVRVLPGLGMNLLAMQKDVHISRSPSDDEDFRLMQRAEGAIESELVDTLLASFPADRVNGEMQGRVGRPDGEFDWWIDALDGARNYIHGLPHYCISAGLCFRTAPVAGVVLSPVFSDLYHAIYGGGAFRNHEPIQVSTVSEMGRSLVATGLPYHRQEIIADLMGDINAFMLSGAGLRRSGSAVLDLCWIAEGRIDAFWERGLSPHDLAAGALIVTEAGGRLSTFDGLPYQFSMPDVIAANALLHPRVVETLQRARKVEGMN; encoded by the coding sequence ATGATGAAAGAAACTGCCATGCTGCCCTTTCCTCAGGATGAGGTCGAGGCGCGGCTCAAACTGCTGGTGCGTGTTCTTCCGGGGCTTGGCATGAATCTGCTGGCCATGCAGAAGGACGTGCACATCTCGCGCTCCCCCAGCGACGACGAAGATTTTCGGTTGATGCAGCGCGCCGAGGGGGCCATCGAATCGGAGCTTGTCGATACGCTGCTGGCCAGTTTTCCCGCCGATCGCGTCAATGGCGAGATGCAAGGGCGCGTTGGCCGACCGGACGGCGAATTCGATTGGTGGATCGACGCCCTCGATGGAGCGCGCAATTACATCCACGGCCTGCCGCATTACTGCATTTCCGCCGGGCTCTGCTTTCGGACCGCTCCGGTAGCCGGCGTCGTTCTATCGCCGGTGTTCTCCGATCTTTACCACGCCATCTATGGCGGCGGCGCCTTTCGTAACCATGAGCCCATTCAGGTTTCCACGGTCAGCGAAATGGGCCGCAGCCTGGTTGCTACTGGCCTGCCTTACCATCGTCAGGAAATCATCGCCGATCTGATGGGCGATATCAATGCCTTCATGCTCAGCGGCGCCGGTCTGCGTCGCAGCGGTTCCGCAGTGCTTGATCTATGCTGGATCGCAGAGGGACGCATTGATGCCTTCTGGGAGCGCGGTCTGTCGCCGCACGATCTGGCGGCCGGCGCGCTGATTGTGACCGAAGCTGGCGGCCGACTCTCCACCTTCGATGGACTGCCTTACCAATTTTCGATGCCCGATGTCATCGCCGCCAATGCCCTGTTGCATCCGCGAGTCGTGGAAACGCTGCAGCGAGCGCGCAAAGTTGAAGGAATGAACTGA
- a CDS encoding lipoyl domain-containing protein: MSAEQVDLKVPDIGDAERIELVSWNIAQGDRVREGQELCELVTDKAAFPLEAPFDGVISALLRSVGEVVRVGDALARIERGA, from the coding sequence ATGAGCGCAGAGCAGGTCGACTTAAAGGTGCCGGATATTGGCGACGCCGAGCGCATTGAGCTGGTATCCTGGAACATCGCCCAGGGCGACCGTGTTCGCGAGGGTCAGGAGCTATGCGAACTCGTCACAGACAAGGCGGCCTTTCCGCTGGAGGCGCCTTTTGATGGCGTCATCTCCGCACTGCTGCGCTCCGTGGGCGAGGTGGTGCGGGTGGGCGACGCGCTGGCGCGCATCGAACGCGGGGCCTGA